One Paroedura picta isolate Pp20150507F chromosome 16, Ppicta_v3.0, whole genome shotgun sequence genomic region harbors:
- the TMEM107 gene encoding transmembrane protein 107 isoform X1, with protein MLLFHIWKGGERQTARGQKMRCEQDSNLRRESPLDFKSNALTTRPSQLDAQGVLHRLGARRMPLVNGLVPSRFLTLTAHLVIVITIFWSRENNVRASLPLQCTQQEYEKQDTEMVVALSVTLGLFAVELAGFLSGVSMFNNLQSLLSTGAHASAVIALLFFLFEQWDGSQYWWIFAFCSALPAAVEVLLFISVFGLKKKPL; from the exons ATGCTGCTTTTTCACATCTGGAAAGGAGGAGAGCGACAAACGGCCCGGGGACAAAAGATGCGCTGTGAGCAGGATTCGAACCTACGCAGGGAATCCCCATTGGATTTCAAGTCCAACGCCTTAACCACTCGGCCATCACAGCTGGATGCTCAAG GAGTTCTTCACCGATTGGGTGCCAGAAGGATGCCTTTGGTCAATGGATTGGTACCCTCCCGATTCCTGACTCTCACAGCCCACCtcgttattgttatcaccatctTCTGGTCCAGG GAGAACAACGTTCGAGCTTCCCTGCCTTTGCAGTGTACCCAGCAGGAGTACGAGAAGCAGGACACAGA GATGGTGGTGGCCCTGTCCGTGACCCTGGGGCTCTTTGCGGTTGAGCTGGCTGGCTTCCTGTCCGGGGTGTCCATGTTCAACAACCTGCAAAGCCTTCTCT CCACTGGGGCGCACGCCTCCGCAGTCATCGCcttgctcttcttcctctttgaacAGTGGGACGGCAGCCAGTACTGGTGGATCTTTGCTTTCTGCAG tgcCTTACCTGCTGCTGTTGAGGTCCTCCTTTTCATCTCCGTCTTCGGGCTGAAGAAGAAGCCCCTGTGA
- the TMEM107 gene encoding transmembrane protein 107 isoform X2 yields MLLFHIWKGGERQTARGQKMRCEQDSNLRRESPLDFKSNALTTRPSQLDAQGVLHRLGARRMPLVNGLVPSRFLTLTAHLVIVITIFWSRENNVRASLPLQCTQQEYEKQDTEMVVALSVTLGLFAVELAGFLSGVSMFNNLQSLLSLAAHCSASVSLSFFVSERWEIVTYWYIMAFCSALPAAVEVLLFISVFGLKKKPL; encoded by the exons ATGCTGCTTTTTCACATCTGGAAAGGAGGAGAGCGACAAACGGCCCGGGGACAAAAGATGCGCTGTGAGCAGGATTCGAACCTACGCAGGGAATCCCCATTGGATTTCAAGTCCAACGCCTTAACCACTCGGCCATCACAGCTGGATGCTCAAG GAGTTCTTCACCGATTGGGTGCCAGAAGGATGCCTTTGGTCAATGGATTGGTACCCTCCCGATTCCTGACTCTCACAGCCCACCtcgttattgttatcaccatctTCTGGTCCAGG GAGAACAACGTTCGAGCTTCCCTGCCTTTGCAGTGTACCCAGCAGGAGTACGAGAAGCAGGACACAGA GATGGTGGTGGCCCTGTCCGTGACCCTGGGGCTCTTTGCGGTTGAGCTGGCTGGCTTCCTGTCCGGGGTGTCCATGTTCAACAACCTGCAAAGCCTTCTCT CTTTGGCCGCTCACTGCAGTGCCTCCGTCAGCCTCTCCTTTTTCGTCTCTGAGCGCTGGGAGATTGTCACCTACTGGTACATCATGGCCTTCTGCAG tgcCTTACCTGCTGCTGTTGAGGTCCTCCTTTTCATCTCCGTCTTCGGGCTGAAGAAGAAGCCCCTGTGA
- the TMEM107 gene encoding transmembrane protein 107 isoform X3: MPLVNGLVPSRFLTLTAHLVIVITIFWSRENNVRASLPLQCTQQEYEKQDTEMVVALSVTLGLFAVELAGFLSGVSMFNNLQSLLSTGAHASAVIALLFFLFEQWDGSQYWWIFAFCSALPAAVEVLLFISVFGLKKKPL, translated from the exons ATGCCTTTGGTCAATGGATTGGTACCCTCCCGATTCCTGACTCTCACAGCCCACCtcgttattgttatcaccatctTCTGGTCCAGG GAGAACAACGTTCGAGCTTCCCTGCCTTTGCAGTGTACCCAGCAGGAGTACGAGAAGCAGGACACAGA GATGGTGGTGGCCCTGTCCGTGACCCTGGGGCTCTTTGCGGTTGAGCTGGCTGGCTTCCTGTCCGGGGTGTCCATGTTCAACAACCTGCAAAGCCTTCTCT CCACTGGGGCGCACGCCTCCGCAGTCATCGCcttgctcttcttcctctttgaacAGTGGGACGGCAGCCAGTACTGGTGGATCTTTGCTTTCTGCAG tgcCTTACCTGCTGCTGTTGAGGTCCTCCTTTTCATCTCCGTCTTCGGGCTGAAGAAGAAGCCCCTGTGA